Proteins from a single region of Oncorhynchus tshawytscha isolate Ot180627B linkage group LG03, Otsh_v2.0, whole genome shotgun sequence:
- the LOC112228681 gene encoding cyclic AMP-responsive element-binding protein 3-like protein 4 isoform X2 yields the protein MDVENGELFFGHKEDSMTEESWGLEGPFSCSDVIYAGSEKTLDECTGLNDSEPEDVLYAINPNDVFPTRAPVETSSESDSGISEEPCSESPLAAMVDPSQAPTTIYQVVYDISTLANIKTEPEQHSVDVISIELDEWRSQMLISESCIVNELPQVSAGRFDHGHLSTHSASTSGPTSPDSPLLYPDLTLTEEEQKLLNQEGISLPNNLPLTKVRHTRTAEERILKKVRRKIRNKQSAQDSRRRKKDYVDGLESRAAACSAQNKELQRTVEQLEKHNMSLLAQLRRLQSLIKQTVTKAAQTSTCVMIILFSLGLIIFPSYSPFNWGSSSIEEDYTPKGVISRNILTDPASSLQAAEDVDNHIIQPDSLPVSRDLSQSDPPDASRILKQPIESPEITDIEGVALEESQPGNSSTLVDGQTEPLGLVSATGKGSTSLDPTKPAHADEM from the exons ATGGATGTAGAGAATGGAGAGCTGTTTTTCGGACACAAGGAGGACAGTATGACAGAGGAGAGTTGGGGACTGGAAGGGCCATTTTCTTGCTCTGATGTCATCTATGCTGGCTCTGAAAAAACCCTGGATGAATGCACG GGTCTAAACGACAGCGAGCCAGAGGATGTGCTTTATGCCATCAACCCAAATGATGTCTTCCCTACCAGAGCCCCAGTGGAGACCTCCTCAGAGAGCGACAGTGGCATCTCTGAGGAACCTTGCTCCGAGAGCCCTCTAGCTGCCATGGTGGACCCCTCTCAGGCCCCCACAACCATCTATCAGGTGGTCTATGACATCAGCACCCTGGCCAACATCAAGACGGAGCCAGAGCAGCATAGTGTCGATGTCATTTCCATAgaactcg ATGAGTGGCGTTCTCAGATGTTGATCTCGGAGTCCTGTATTGTCAACGAGTTACCTCAAGTATCCGCTGGGAGATTTGATCATGGTCACCTTTCTACCCACTCTGCTTCCACCTCAGGCCCCACCAGTCCAGACAGCCCACTG CTTTACCCTGATCTCACGCTGACTGAGGAGGAGCAGAAACTGCTGAACCAAGAGGGGATCTCTCTGCCCAACAACCTGCCCCTTACCAAggtcagacacacacgcacg GCTGAGGAACGGATTCTGAAAAAAGTGAGACGCAAAATACGCAACAAACAGTCAGCCCAAGACAGCCGTCGCAGGAAGAAGGACTATGTGGATGGGCTTGAGAGCAG GGCAGCGGCTTGCTCAGCGCAAAACAAAGAGCTGCAGAGGACCGTGGAACAGCTGGAGAAACACAACAT GTCTCTCCTGGCTCAGCTGCGCAGACTACAGTCACTGATCAAGCAGACGGTCACTAAAGCAGCACAGACGAGCACCTGCGTCATG ATTATCCTCTTCTCTCTGGGCCTCATCATCTTCCCAAGTTACAGCCCCTTCAACTGGGGCTCCTCATCCATAGAAGAGGACTATACACCAAAAGGGG TTATCTCCAGAAACATCCTCACAGATCCTGCTTCATCCTTGCAAGCTGCTGAGGATGTGGATAACCATATCATTCAGCCAGATTCCCTACCCGTTTCCCGTGACCTCAGTCAATCAGATCCCCCGGATGCTTCCAGAATACTAAAGCAACCAATAGAAAGTCCCGAAATCACTGACATTGAGGGTGTGGCCCTGGAGGagagccaaccagggaacagcTCGACTCTGGTTGACGGGCAGACTGAACCTCTGGGCCTGGTGTCAGCAACAGGAAAAGGGAGCACAAGCCTTGATCCCACCAAACCAGCCCACGCCGATGAGATGTAG
- the LOC112228681 gene encoding cyclic AMP-responsive element-binding protein 3-like protein 4 isoform X1 has product MDVENGELFFGHKEDSMTEESWGLEGPFSCSDVIYAGSEKTLDECTVDPQSGLNDSEPEDVLYAINPNDVFPTRAPVETSSESDSGISEEPCSESPLAAMVDPSQAPTTIYQVVYDISTLANIKTEPEQHSVDVISIELDEWRSQMLISESCIVNELPQVSAGRFDHGHLSTHSASTSGPTSPDSPLLYPDLTLTEEEQKLLNQEGISLPNNLPLTKVRHTRTAEERILKKVRRKIRNKQSAQDSRRRKKDYVDGLESRAAACSAQNKELQRTVEQLEKHNMSLLAQLRRLQSLIKQTVTKAAQTSTCVMIILFSLGLIIFPSYSPFNWGSSSIEEDYTPKGVISRNILTDPASSLQAAEDVDNHIIQPDSLPVSRDLSQSDPPDASRILKQPIESPEITDIEGVALEESQPGNSSTLVDGQTEPLGLVSATGKGSTSLDPTKPAHADEM; this is encoded by the exons ATGGATGTAGAGAATGGAGAGCTGTTTTTCGGACACAAGGAGGACAGTATGACAGAGGAGAGTTGGGGACTGGAAGGGCCATTTTCTTGCTCTGATGTCATCTATGCTGGCTCTGAAAAAACCCTGGATGAATGCACGGTAGACCCCCAAAGT GGTCTAAACGACAGCGAGCCAGAGGATGTGCTTTATGCCATCAACCCAAATGATGTCTTCCCTACCAGAGCCCCAGTGGAGACCTCCTCAGAGAGCGACAGTGGCATCTCTGAGGAACCTTGCTCCGAGAGCCCTCTAGCTGCCATGGTGGACCCCTCTCAGGCCCCCACAACCATCTATCAGGTGGTCTATGACATCAGCACCCTGGCCAACATCAAGACGGAGCCAGAGCAGCATAGTGTCGATGTCATTTCCATAgaactcg ATGAGTGGCGTTCTCAGATGTTGATCTCGGAGTCCTGTATTGTCAACGAGTTACCTCAAGTATCCGCTGGGAGATTTGATCATGGTCACCTTTCTACCCACTCTGCTTCCACCTCAGGCCCCACCAGTCCAGACAGCCCACTG CTTTACCCTGATCTCACGCTGACTGAGGAGGAGCAGAAACTGCTGAACCAAGAGGGGATCTCTCTGCCCAACAACCTGCCCCTTACCAAggtcagacacacacgcacg GCTGAGGAACGGATTCTGAAAAAAGTGAGACGCAAAATACGCAACAAACAGTCAGCCCAAGACAGCCGTCGCAGGAAGAAGGACTATGTGGATGGGCTTGAGAGCAG GGCAGCGGCTTGCTCAGCGCAAAACAAAGAGCTGCAGAGGACCGTGGAACAGCTGGAGAAACACAACAT GTCTCTCCTGGCTCAGCTGCGCAGACTACAGTCACTGATCAAGCAGACGGTCACTAAAGCAGCACAGACGAGCACCTGCGTCATG ATTATCCTCTTCTCTCTGGGCCTCATCATCTTCCCAAGTTACAGCCCCTTCAACTGGGGCTCCTCATCCATAGAAGAGGACTATACACCAAAAGGGG TTATCTCCAGAAACATCCTCACAGATCCTGCTTCATCCTTGCAAGCTGCTGAGGATGTGGATAACCATATCATTCAGCCAGATTCCCTACCCGTTTCCCGTGACCTCAGTCAATCAGATCCCCCGGATGCTTCCAGAATACTAAAGCAACCAATAGAAAGTCCCGAAATCACTGACATTGAGGGTGTGGCCCTGGAGGagagccaaccagggaacagcTCGACTCTGGTTGACGGGCAGACTGAACCTCTGGGCCTGGTGTCAGCAACAGGAAAAGGGAGCACAAGCCTTGATCCCACCAAACCAGCCCACGCCGATGAGATGTAG
- the LOC112228681 gene encoding cyclic AMP-responsive element-binding protein 3-like protein 4 isoform X3 has translation MDVENGELFFGHKEDSMTEESWGLEGPFSCSDVIYAGSEKTLDECTVDPQSGLNDSEPEDVLYAINPNDVFPTRAPVETSSESDSGISEEPCSESPLAAMVDPSQAPTTIYQVVYDISTLANIKTEPEQHSVDVISIELDEWRSQMLISESCIVNELPQVSAGRFDHGHLSTHSASTSGPTSPDSPLLYPDLTLTEEEQKLLNQEGISLPNNLPLTKAEERILKKVRRKIRNKQSAQDSRRRKKDYVDGLESRAAACSAQNKELQRTVEQLEKHNMSLLAQLRRLQSLIKQTVTKAAQTSTCVMIILFSLGLIIFPSYSPFNWGSSSIEEDYTPKGVISRNILTDPASSLQAAEDVDNHIIQPDSLPVSRDLSQSDPPDASRILKQPIESPEITDIEGVALEESQPGNSSTLVDGQTEPLGLVSATGKGSTSLDPTKPAHADEM, from the exons ATGGATGTAGAGAATGGAGAGCTGTTTTTCGGACACAAGGAGGACAGTATGACAGAGGAGAGTTGGGGACTGGAAGGGCCATTTTCTTGCTCTGATGTCATCTATGCTGGCTCTGAAAAAACCCTGGATGAATGCACGGTAGACCCCCAAAGT GGTCTAAACGACAGCGAGCCAGAGGATGTGCTTTATGCCATCAACCCAAATGATGTCTTCCCTACCAGAGCCCCAGTGGAGACCTCCTCAGAGAGCGACAGTGGCATCTCTGAGGAACCTTGCTCCGAGAGCCCTCTAGCTGCCATGGTGGACCCCTCTCAGGCCCCCACAACCATCTATCAGGTGGTCTATGACATCAGCACCCTGGCCAACATCAAGACGGAGCCAGAGCAGCATAGTGTCGATGTCATTTCCATAgaactcg ATGAGTGGCGTTCTCAGATGTTGATCTCGGAGTCCTGTATTGTCAACGAGTTACCTCAAGTATCCGCTGGGAGATTTGATCATGGTCACCTTTCTACCCACTCTGCTTCCACCTCAGGCCCCACCAGTCCAGACAGCCCACTG CTTTACCCTGATCTCACGCTGACTGAGGAGGAGCAGAAACTGCTGAACCAAGAGGGGATCTCTCTGCCCAACAACCTGCCCCTTACCAAg GCTGAGGAACGGATTCTGAAAAAAGTGAGACGCAAAATACGCAACAAACAGTCAGCCCAAGACAGCCGTCGCAGGAAGAAGGACTATGTGGATGGGCTTGAGAGCAG GGCAGCGGCTTGCTCAGCGCAAAACAAAGAGCTGCAGAGGACCGTGGAACAGCTGGAGAAACACAACAT GTCTCTCCTGGCTCAGCTGCGCAGACTACAGTCACTGATCAAGCAGACGGTCACTAAAGCAGCACAGACGAGCACCTGCGTCATG ATTATCCTCTTCTCTCTGGGCCTCATCATCTTCCCAAGTTACAGCCCCTTCAACTGGGGCTCCTCATCCATAGAAGAGGACTATACACCAAAAGGGG TTATCTCCAGAAACATCCTCACAGATCCTGCTTCATCCTTGCAAGCTGCTGAGGATGTGGATAACCATATCATTCAGCCAGATTCCCTACCCGTTTCCCGTGACCTCAGTCAATCAGATCCCCCGGATGCTTCCAGAATACTAAAGCAACCAATAGAAAGTCCCGAAATCACTGACATTGAGGGTGTGGCCCTGGAGGagagccaaccagggaacagcTCGACTCTGGTTGACGGGCAGACTGAACCTCTGGGCCTGGTGTCAGCAACAGGAAAAGGGAGCACAAGCCTTGATCCCACCAAACCAGCCCACGCCGATGAGATGTAG
- the LOC112228698 gene encoding interleukin enhancer-binding factor 2 homolog yields the protein MRGERGRGRGGRFGVRGGGPVPGFRPFVPHIPFDLYVCEIAFPRLKPAPDETAFSEALLKRNQDLGPTSVEQSSILSLVTKITNVIDNFIVSAGADEVEIEEMRQVGSYKKGTMTTGHNVADLAVILKILPSVETVTALGTKVVETLRTQDPSEVLSMLPNETGFEISSADATVKILIATVPHNMRKLEPDVHIDMKLLQNSLAAVRHARWFEENASHSTVKVLVRLLKDLRIRFPGFEPLTPWMLDLLGHSAVMNNPSRQPLALNVAFRRSLQMLSSGLFLPGSAGIADPCENGHYRVFTVMNLEQQDMVCLTAQTLVRLLSHGGYMKILGLDGDASHLVVETSTWDGVTVKPSEKAYEKMPEVELEVDDDDDDDDTEMESMDAKEVMDTKE from the exons ATGAg AGGCGAGAGGGGTCGAGGCCGTGGTGGCCGTTTTGGGGTTCGGGGGGGAGGACCTGTGCCAGG ATTTCGCCCATTTGTCCCTCACATCCCCTTTGACCTCTACGTG TGTGAAATAGCCTTCCCTCGTCTGAAGCCTGCCCCCGATGAGACAGCCTTCAGTGAGGCCCTACTGAAGAGGAACCAGGACCTTGGCCCCACCTCTGTTGAACAG tCATCCATCTTGTCACTGGTCACCAAAATTACCAACGTCATTGACAACTTCATCGTTTCAGCTGGGGCTGATGAGGTG GAAATTGAGGAAATGAGACAGGTAGGCTCCTACAAGAAAGGCACCATGACAACAGGACACAATGTTGCAGACCTTGCTGTCATTCTGAAGATATTGCCTTCTG tGGAGACGGTGACCGCTCTGGGAACCAAGGTGGTGGAGACCCTACGCACACAGGACCCTTCGGAAG TACTCTCCATGCTGCCCAACGAGACGGGCTTTGAGATCAGTTCGGCCGACGCCACAGTGAAGATCCTCATTGCCACCGTGCCCCACAACATGCGCAAGCTGGAGCCTGATGTGCACA tcGATATGAAGCTCCTGCAGAACTCCCTGGCTGCTGTTCGCCACGCTCGCTGGTTTGAAGAAAATGCCTCCCACTCTAC GGTGAAGGTCCTGGTCCGTTTGCTGAAGGACCTGAGGATCCGCTTCCCAGGGTTTGAACCCCTTACCCCCTGGATGTTGGACTTACTG GGTCACTCTGCAGTCATGAACAACCCCAGCAGACAGCCGCTAGCCCTCAATGTGGCCTTCAGGCGGAGCTTGCAGATGCTGTCATCGGGGCTTTTCTTGCCTGGTTCAGCTGGTATTGCAGACCCCTGTGAGAATGGACACTACCGTGTATTCACTGTCATGAACCTGGAGCAACAG GACATGGTGTGCCTCACTGCTCAGACCCTGGTGAGGTTGCTGTCTCATGGCGGCTACATGAAGATTCTGGGTCTGGATGGAGACGCTAGCC ATCTAGTGGTGGAGACATCCACGTGGGATGGAGTGACAGTGAAGCCTTCTGAGAAGGCATATGAGAAGATGCCGGAGGTGGAATTGGaggtggatgatgatgatgatgatgatgatacagaAATGGAGAGCATGGATGCTAAAGAGGTCATGGACACTAAAGAGTGA